In Colwellia sp. M166, a genomic segment contains:
- a CDS encoding AlpA family transcriptional regulator, producing MTAVAHQVTPFLTSYEVMARYHISYTTLWRRIKDGSLPQPRINRNTRNKLWHIEDLEEYEKKED from the coding sequence ATGACAGCAGTAGCGCACCAGGTAACCCCTTTTCTAACATCTTACGAAGTGATGGCTCGTTACCACATTAGCTATACGACGCTCTGGCGAAGAATAAAAGATGGCAGCTTGCCGCAACCTCGTATCAACCGAAATACACGAAACAAGCTGTGGCACATTGAAGATTTGGAGGAGTATGAGAAGAAAGAGGACTGA
- a CDS encoding integrase family protein: MALSVSWLDARLSKEAKETVVKADRDGLSARVSPKGKIVFQFRYRFDGKQQRVDIGTYPLMKLAEARNELDRLRSVLDQGRNPKLYLQQERAKYSANQSFESIFRDWIDSAGKQGLKEKTWHFQKRSSEIYLLPRLGKYPLTDINELSLRNCLREVSESSPSNTERLVSVLHKFYDWLIDEQILEINAAAGITAKKVGGKKGKRTQVLNDNEIRILWRYLHESKITEKNRIYIKLLLLLGGRKGELIQAEKHHFDLQSAMWTVPIEIRKQGEKIGAPIMRPLIKPAIELIELAMQMSKSTYLFPANGQEELATNGFDTTIPNNVKIWARRSLGIEMEHWSIHDLRRTMRTRMSAITTQEVAELMIGHSKKGLDAIYNQYQYLDEMRHAYDVWYQQLETIIEPTGFPFNWRFGQ, encoded by the coding sequence ATGGCGTTATCAGTTAGCTGGCTCGATGCCAGGTTAAGTAAAGAAGCAAAAGAAACCGTAGTAAAAGCCGACCGAGATGGGCTAAGTGCTCGGGTATCGCCCAAGGGCAAAATTGTTTTTCAGTTTCGTTATCGTTTCGATGGCAAGCAACAGCGGGTAGACATAGGTACTTACCCACTTATGAAGCTTGCTGAAGCCAGGAATGAGCTGGATAGGTTAAGGTCAGTACTTGATCAGGGCAGAAATCCCAAGCTCTACCTACAGCAGGAACGGGCCAAGTATTCTGCCAACCAAAGCTTCGAATCGATTTTTCGAGACTGGATAGACTCTGCCGGTAAGCAAGGGCTAAAGGAGAAAACGTGGCACTTCCAAAAACGCAGCAGTGAAATATATTTGCTGCCCCGACTTGGCAAGTACCCATTAACTGACATCAATGAATTGTCCTTGCGAAACTGTCTTCGTGAGGTTTCGGAGTCGTCCCCTTCAAACACAGAGCGCCTAGTGTCTGTACTGCATAAGTTCTATGACTGGCTGATTGATGAACAAATTTTGGAAATTAACGCTGCTGCTGGGATCACAGCAAAGAAGGTTGGCGGTAAGAAAGGCAAACGAACTCAGGTGCTAAATGACAACGAGATCAGGATACTTTGGCGCTATTTGCATGAGTCAAAAATTACTGAGAAGAACCGCATCTACATAAAATTGCTTCTGTTATTGGGAGGCCGTAAGGGAGAACTCATTCAAGCTGAAAAGCATCACTTTGACTTGCAATCTGCAATGTGGACAGTGCCCATAGAGATCCGCAAACAAGGTGAGAAAATTGGAGCGCCGATCATGCGGCCATTAATCAAACCAGCTATCGAGCTGATTGAACTGGCGATGCAGATGAGCAAATCAACTTACTTGTTTCCCGCGAACGGACAAGAAGAGCTTGCCACAAATGGCTTTGATACCACTATTCCTAACAATGTGAAAATCTGGGCTCGCAGATCGCTTGGTATTGAGATGGAACACTGGTCTATACATGATCTTCGCAGAACGATGCGAACGCGAATGTCAGCCATCACCACGCAAGAAGTTGCCGAGTTGATGATTGGCCACAGCAAAAAAGGGTTGGATGCTATCTACAACCAATATCAGTACCTGGATGAAATGCGTCATGCTTACGACGTTTGGTATCAACAACTAGAAACCATCATTGAGCCGACAGGCTTTCCATTCAACTGGCGTTTCGGACAATAA
- a CDS encoding ParM/StbA family protein: MFVLGVDIGYSNLKLAIGQSGSEPKTIILPAGAGPADRMPERIGGGDDETCLYVSVDNERWAAGVPAGRLQGWERELHPEYPTTKTYKALFHAALLMAETESIDLVVTGLPVSQFHEPQRKSDLVQRLKSVHQVTPKRSITVHDVKVLPQPAGAYMDLVQTGGDLGLIEEGRVVVIDPGFFSVDWVALEAGEIRYSSSGTSLQAMSVLLETIDKLISEDHGAKVGMDRLEKAMRTGDLQVLLFGEKVDISPYLNAAMKKVAPVALTAMRQSMRDESINADLVLIAGGGALAYKEAAKEIFSRSKIIVPEQSVLANVRGFWFYGA; encoded by the coding sequence ATGTTTGTACTAGGCGTAGATATCGGTTACTCAAACCTGAAGCTGGCCATTGGCCAATCAGGCAGTGAACCGAAAACCATTATTCTGCCTGCGGGTGCCGGTCCTGCGGATCGTATGCCGGAGCGTATCGGTGGAGGCGATGATGAAACTTGTTTGTATGTGTCTGTCGATAATGAGCGTTGGGCGGCAGGTGTGCCTGCTGGACGCCTTCAAGGCTGGGAACGAGAGCTTCACCCGGAATATCCCACCACAAAAACCTATAAGGCGCTTTTTCATGCCGCATTGTTAATGGCTGAAACAGAATCCATCGATTTGGTTGTCACTGGATTACCGGTTTCCCAGTTTCATGAACCACAACGTAAGTCTGACCTTGTGCAGCGTTTAAAAAGTGTCCATCAAGTGACGCCTAAGCGCAGCATCACAGTTCATGACGTCAAAGTGCTGCCGCAGCCTGCCGGTGCCTATATGGATCTGGTTCAAACAGGTGGTGATTTGGGCTTGATTGAAGAAGGTCGTGTCGTTGTCATCGATCCAGGCTTCTTTTCTGTTGATTGGGTTGCCCTTGAGGCCGGAGAAATTCGCTACAGCTCATCAGGAACCAGTCTTCAGGCAATGTCCGTGCTACTGGAAACCATTGATAAGCTGATTTCGGAAGATCACGGTGCCAAAGTCGGAATGGATCGACTTGAAAAAGCCATGAGAACCGGCGACTTGCAGGTGCTGCTATTTGGTGAAAAAGTCGATATTTCACCTTATCTGAATGCTGCCATGAAAAAGGTAGCGCCTGTTGCTCTTACAGCCATGCGCCAATCCATGCGTGACGAAAGCATCAATGCAGACTTGGTATTGATCGCCGGAGGTGGAGCCTTGGCTTATAAGGAAGCGGCCAAGGAGATTTTTTCACGAAGCAAGATCATCGTGCCGGAACAGTCTGTTTTGGCGAACGTCCGAGGCTTCTGGTTTTATGGGGCATGA
- the mobI gene encoding conjugative transfer protein MobI(A/C) — translation MDGEIGLVEIVNEQWKAEVSDLLQQETDRLKALARTEVDDFWVTHYKVRENAPFKDWGLLGVRIRDFKYGFGIEWYINSFHGQRGKRVVFSKGLRISKTKLRYAFLDCQGLAKEWELALAMEKEEFFSDIRRQVDKLNMLRRKVNAY, via the coding sequence TTGGATGGGGAAATTGGTTTGGTAGAAATCGTCAATGAACAATGGAAAGCAGAGGTATCAGATTTACTTCAGCAAGAAACGGACAGGCTAAAAGCACTGGCACGAACTGAAGTTGATGACTTTTGGGTTACCCATTACAAGGTTCGCGAGAATGCGCCCTTTAAAGATTGGGGGCTGCTTGGTGTCCGTATCAGAGACTTTAAGTATGGCTTTGGCATTGAGTGGTACATCAACAGTTTTCACGGTCAACGAGGCAAACGCGTGGTCTTTAGCAAGGGGCTGCGTATTTCAAAGACGAAGCTGAGATACGCATTTTTGGACTGCCAAGGTTTGGCCAAAGAATGGGAGCTAGCGCTGGCCATGGAGAAAGAAGAATTCTTCAGTGATATTCGACGCCAGGTTGATAAGCTCAACATGTTGCGTCGCAAAGTGAATGCCTATTGA
- a CDS encoding heavy metal translocating P-type ATPase, with protein sequence MSIQKKQHSNDGETQVSLPIEGMTCASCVGRVEAALAKVEGVQSVSVNLATERADIRLNTLVNRMALVEAVEKVGYEVPQASVELSVQGMTCASCVGRVEKSLRAVKGVKEATVNLATERATVRGTAGADDLITAIEKIGYEASLVDNQSQNNDDTAEKKDIEKAALKKDLFLATVLALPVFILEMGSHVIPGMHQWIMDTIGLQESWYLQFVLTLLVLAIPGRRFYVKGFPALLRLGPDMNSLVSVGTLAAFGYSMVATFAPGLLPQGTVNVYYEAAAVIVALILLGRFMEARAKGRTSEAIKRLVGLQAKEAHVLRNGIVIDIPISDVALDDIVEVRPGERVPVDGEVSEGTSFVDESMITGEPIPVEKVPGSLMVGGTVNQKGALRLRATAVGGQTMLSQIIRMVEQAQGSKLPIQAVVDKVTLWFVPVVMLAALLTFLAWLTFGPSPALSFALVNAVAVLIIACPCAMGLATPTSIMVGTGRGAEMGILFRKGEALQLLKDAKVVAVDKTGTLTEGRPVMTDLELAEGFELDLVLAKVAAVESRSEHPIARAIVEAALGKEISLPVLTEFDSITGMGVRATVDGERVEIGADRFMRELGLDIEYFSKTAIRLGNEGKSPLYVAIDGRLAAIIAVADPIKSSTPIAINALHQLGLKVAMITGDNANTANAIARQLGIDEVVAEVLPEGKVEAVRRLKESYGKVAYVGDGINDAPALAVADIGLAIGTGTDIAVESADVVLMSGNLQGVPNAIGLSKATIGNIRQNLFWAFGYNAALIPVAAGLLYPAYGLLLSPIFAAGAMALSSVFVLGNALRLRRFQTPLAEDSEH encoded by the coding sequence ATGAGCATTCAAAAAAAACAGCATTCTAATGATGGTGAAACTCAAGTCAGTTTGCCCATTGAGGGAATGACTTGTGCAAGCTGCGTTGGACGAGTTGAAGCCGCTCTGGCTAAGGTTGAAGGTGTACAAAGCGTAAGCGTTAACCTTGCAACTGAGCGTGCAGATATCCGCCTAAATACATTAGTTAATCGTATGGCGTTGGTTGAAGCAGTTGAAAAGGTCGGCTATGAGGTTCCCCAAGCTTCTGTAGAGTTATCAGTTCAGGGCATGACATGTGCATCATGCGTAGGGCGTGTCGAAAAGTCGCTCCGAGCGGTTAAAGGTGTAAAAGAAGCCACTGTTAATTTAGCGACTGAAAGAGCCACTGTTCGTGGAACCGCTGGAGCTGATGACCTCATAACTGCTATCGAAAAAATCGGTTATGAAGCCAGCCTGGTTGATAACCAAAGCCAGAATAATGATGATACTGCAGAAAAAAAAGATATTGAAAAGGCTGCGTTGAAGAAAGATTTATTTTTGGCGACTGTACTTGCGTTACCAGTATTTATTCTGGAAATGGGGTCGCATGTGATACCGGGAATGCATCAATGGATAATGGATACCATTGGGCTCCAGGAAAGCTGGTATCTCCAGTTTGTGTTAACATTGCTGGTGCTGGCTATTCCGGGACGGCGCTTTTACGTGAAAGGTTTTCCCGCGTTATTAAGACTTGGCCCAGACATGAACTCTCTCGTCTCCGTCGGGACTCTCGCTGCATTCGGTTATTCAATGGTTGCGACCTTTGCTCCGGGTCTTCTGCCTCAAGGTACCGTCAATGTGTATTACGAAGCAGCTGCGGTAATCGTCGCTCTTATTCTTTTAGGACGATTCATGGAGGCGCGGGCTAAAGGTCGAACGTCTGAGGCTATCAAGCGTTTGGTTGGATTGCAGGCCAAAGAGGCGCATGTGCTGCGTAACGGTATTGTCATCGATATTCCCATCAGCGATGTAGCCCTTGATGACATTGTCGAAGTTCGACCAGGTGAGCGGGTACCGGTTGATGGTGAGGTGAGCGAAGGAACAAGTTTTGTCGATGAATCGATGATAACGGGGGAGCCTATCCCCGTCGAGAAAGTTCCCGGAAGCTTAATGGTTGGCGGGACTGTTAACCAGAAAGGAGCATTGAGGTTGCGTGCAACAGCCGTTGGTGGTCAGACGATGCTGTCACAAATAATCAGAATGGTAGAGCAAGCCCAGGGCTCTAAACTACCCATACAAGCTGTGGTCGATAAGGTGACATTATGGTTTGTTCCTGTGGTGATGCTGGCAGCGTTGTTAACTTTCCTTGCCTGGTTAACATTTGGGCCATCACCGGCCCTGTCTTTCGCACTGGTTAATGCCGTGGCTGTGTTGATCATTGCCTGCCCATGTGCAATGGGATTGGCTACCCCAACCTCTATCATGGTAGGTACTGGCCGTGGTGCAGAAATGGGGATCTTGTTCCGTAAGGGAGAAGCTCTGCAGTTGCTTAAAGATGCCAAGGTCGTTGCTGTAGACAAAACTGGCACTTTGACTGAGGGACGCCCAGTAATGACAGATCTGGAGTTGGCTGAAGGGTTTGAGCTTGACTTAGTATTAGCAAAAGTTGCCGCTGTTGAATCACGTTCGGAACATCCTATTGCCCGCGCTATCGTTGAGGCCGCTCTAGGAAAAGAGATATCACTGCCGGTGTTGACTGAGTTTGATTCAATTACTGGGATGGGCGTCAGGGCTACCGTAGACGGAGAGCGCGTAGAGATTGGGGCTGATCGATTTATGCGTGAGTTAGGCTTGGACATCGAATATTTTTCAAAGACTGCGATACGCCTTGGAAACGAAGGGAAATCTCCACTCTATGTTGCTATCGATGGACGTCTGGCAGCCATTATCGCAGTCGCTGACCCTATTAAATCAAGTACGCCGATTGCCATAAATGCATTGCACCAACTGGGGCTCAAAGTCGCAATGATTACAGGTGACAATGCCAATACAGCAAATGCGATAGCGAGACAGCTGGGTATTGATGAAGTGGTTGCCGAAGTGTTGCCAGAAGGGAAAGTTGAAGCAGTTCGTCGGTTGAAGGAGTCTTACGGTAAGGTCGCTTATGTTGGTGATGGCATTAATGATGCCCCAGCTTTAGCTGTGGCAGATATTGGGCTTGCAATTGGTACAGGTACCGATATAGCGGTGGAATCTGCTGATGTTGTCTTAATGTCCGGCAACCTACAGGGTGTGCCTAATGCTATTGGATTGTCTAAGGCAACAATAGGTAACATCAGGCAAAATCTTTTTTGGGCGTTTGGATATAATGCCGCATTGATCCCTGTAGCAGCAGGCTTGCTGTACCCTGCCTATGGATTGCTGCTTTCGCCAATCTTTGCTGCAGGCGCGATGGCGCTATCCAGTGTATTTGTTCTGGGCAACGCACTTCGTTTGCGTCGGTTCCAGACTCCGCTGGCAGAAGACTCTGAGCACTAG
- a CDS encoding MerR family DNA-binding transcriptional regulator, translating to MNIGKASNESGIFAKMIRYYEQIGLIPAIGRTEAGYRDYAPNDVHRLIFIRSARDLGFSLE from the coding sequence ATGAACATTGGTAAAGCATCGAACGAATCAGGAATCTTCGCAAAGATGATTCGCTATTACGAGCAAATTGGTCTGATTCCTGCTATAGGTCGTACCGAAGCAGGCTACCGTGATTATGCACCCAATGATGTCCACCGTCTGATTTTTATCCGCAGTGCGCGTGACCTTGGTTTTTCTCTTGAATAG
- a CDS encoding MerR family DNA-binding protein, which yields MLKLWNDKSRQSADVKRLAQEHMDDLERRMENMQRMAYTLRALFKSCAGDERFECPIPDINDR from the coding sequence TTGCTCAAGTTATGGAATGACAAATCTCGCCAGAGCGCCGATGTTAAACGTCTGGCACAAGAGCATATGGATGATTTAGAGCGACGTATGGAAAATATGCAACGAATGGCATATACACTCAGAGCTCTGTTCAAAAGCTGTGCTGGGGATGAGCGATTTGAATGCCCAATACCAGACATTAATGACCGCTGA
- a CDS encoding Cd(II)/Pb(II)-responsive transcriptional regulator has protein sequence MKIGELARKAGCPVETIRYYEKKGLLQAPLRDIENNYRCYNNTHLEKLLFIRRCRSLDMTHEEIRALLLAINNRGKDCGPIDAIISAHLTHVQHRIKELLALETQLKELNGYCSSDRSVDECGIVQKLTADEENGDLPLTVPTDHLGGVH, from the coding sequence ATGAAAATTGGTGAATTGGCCCGTAAGGCGGGTTGTCCGGTGGAAACTATTCGGTACTATGAGAAAAAAGGATTACTTCAAGCTCCATTAAGAGATATTGAAAATAACTACCGCTGTTACAACAATACTCATCTGGAAAAGTTGTTATTTATCCGACGCTGCCGCTCTCTTGATATGACTCATGAGGAAATACGTGCATTGCTACTGGCAATTAATAATCGCGGTAAAGACTGTGGCCCCATTGATGCAATAATCAGTGCCCATCTCACGCATGTTCAGCATCGTATTAAAGAGCTATTAGCCCTGGAAACACAACTAAAAGAACTTAATGGCTATTGCAGCTCAGACCGGAGCGTGGACGAATGCGGGATAGTACAGAAATTGACTGCTGATGAAGAGAATGGTGATCTTCCTTTAACCGTACCAACTGACCACTTGGGGGGGGTGCATTAG
- a CDS encoding heavy metal translocating P-type ATPase: MSGGVKNSKTPAGDEAASCCETFNLGTGLRVKNTGESHKANDHAHDQKAHNHNKCSDDHSHEGHNHDAHSHGGEGHSHDEHNHKGCNHDHAAQEHSHEGHDHGHEGDCCSAAPEQLSSLGGSQVVAGGLRTEIRIMQMDCPVEENLIKKKLGGMSSVKELDFNLMQRVLTVTHTPDSLEAIMAAIRSLGFEPEVSDNTSGKKNTQEKKKPWWPLALAGVAALAAEVMHWADMPDWLEAGLALIAVLSCGLTTYQKGWISIRNGNLNINALMSIAVTGALVLGQWPEAAMVMVLFTIAELIEAKSLDRARNAIGSLMNLTPETAMVQQADGTWQEVDASSVQPGSIVRVKPGERIGLDGEIVKGQTTINQAPITGESMPVDKIAGDTVFAGTINQSGSFEYKVTAAANNTTLARIIHAVEQAQGAKAATQRFVDRFSQIYTPVVMGIAVAVAVLPPLFGAGTWQEWIYKALVMLVIACPCALVISTPVTIVSGLTAAARKGILIKGGVYLEQGRKLKALALDKTGTITHGKPVQTDVMVFNGWSEREVRTTAASLASYSDHPVSLAIVNASADLKKQDVDSFEAIVGRGVHGVITGKDFYLGNLRLTEEHFNCPSEIKATVQRLESQGKTVILLNDGKQVLGLFAVADTVKNSSREAIEQLHELGVKTIMLTGDNPHTAKAIASQVGIDEARGNQLPEDKHRAVEEHSRIGITGMVGDGINDAPALAAADIGFAMGAMGTDTAIETADVALMDDDLRKIPAFVKLSRQTYSLLVQNISLALGIKAVFLVLTLMGMGTMWMAVFADVGASLLVVANGLRLLRK, from the coding sequence ATGAGTGGTGGTGTAAAAAATAGCAAAACCCCTGCAGGAGACGAAGCGGCTAGTTGCTGTGAAACGTTCAATTTAGGGACAGGACTCCGGGTTAAGAATACTGGTGAATCACATAAAGCAAATGATCATGCACATGATCAGAAGGCTCATAATCACAATAAATGCAGTGATGACCATTCCCATGAAGGCCATAATCATGATGCCCATAGTCATGGCGGCGAAGGGCATTCGCATGATGAGCATAATCATAAGGGATGTAACCATGATCATGCCGCGCAAGAGCATTCTCATGAAGGCCACGATCACGGCCATGAGGGGGATTGTTGCTCCGCGGCTCCAGAACAATTGAGTAGCCTGGGGGGCTCGCAGGTTGTGGCTGGTGGATTACGGACAGAAATTCGCATTATGCAGATGGATTGTCCTGTTGAAGAAAATCTTATCAAAAAGAAACTGGGTGGAATGAGCTCTGTTAAAGAGCTTGATTTCAACCTGATGCAGCGTGTTTTGACTGTAACTCATACACCGGATTCGCTTGAAGCGATCATGGCTGCAATTCGCTCGTTGGGATTCGAGCCAGAAGTTTCGGATAATACTAGCGGCAAGAAAAATACCCAGGAGAAAAAAAAGCCCTGGTGGCCATTAGCTCTGGCTGGCGTAGCTGCTCTTGCAGCCGAAGTGATGCACTGGGCTGATATGCCTGACTGGCTCGAAGCTGGGTTGGCTTTGATAGCAGTGCTTTCTTGTGGTCTGACAACCTACCAAAAAGGTTGGATTTCGATTCGCAATGGCAACTTGAATATCAATGCACTAATGAGTATTGCCGTTACTGGGGCTTTGGTCCTTGGGCAGTGGCCAGAAGCGGCGATGGTTATGGTGTTATTCACCATTGCTGAACTAATAGAAGCCAAATCACTCGATAGAGCCAGAAATGCAATAGGTTCACTGATGAACCTGACTCCTGAAACTGCAATGGTCCAACAAGCTGATGGAACATGGCAGGAAGTTGACGCCAGTAGCGTACAACCGGGCAGTATTGTTAGGGTAAAACCAGGTGAACGAATTGGTCTCGACGGAGAAATCGTCAAAGGTCAAACCACCATTAACCAGGCTCCAATTACAGGTGAAAGTATGCCTGTCGATAAAATCGCGGGCGATACAGTATTTGCTGGAACAATAAATCAGTCAGGCTCTTTTGAATATAAAGTCACTGCAGCTGCAAATAATACAACCCTTGCGCGAATCATTCATGCTGTTGAGCAGGCGCAAGGTGCCAAAGCAGCTACACAACGTTTTGTTGACCGCTTTTCCCAGATTTATACCCCAGTCGTTATGGGTATTGCTGTTGCGGTTGCTGTATTGCCACCATTGTTTGGGGCAGGAACATGGCAGGAGTGGATCTATAAAGCTTTAGTTATGCTTGTCATAGCGTGTCCATGTGCCCTGGTTATTTCTACGCCAGTAACGATTGTCAGTGGACTTACTGCAGCTGCTCGCAAAGGGATTCTCATTAAAGGCGGTGTTTATCTTGAGCAGGGACGTAAGCTAAAAGCCCTTGCGCTGGATAAAACAGGAACTATTACCCATGGGAAACCAGTACAAACCGACGTAATGGTATTCAATGGATGGAGCGAGCGTGAAGTTCGTACTACTGCAGCTAGTCTCGCTAGTTACTCTGATCACCCTGTTTCACTGGCAATTGTGAATGCTTCTGCTGATTTGAAAAAGCAGGATGTTGACAGCTTTGAAGCGATTGTTGGGCGAGGTGTGCATGGCGTAATTACAGGTAAGGATTTTTACCTTGGAAACCTGCGTTTGACAGAAGAACACTTTAATTGTCCATCAGAGATTAAAGCAACAGTACAAAGGCTGGAAAGCCAGGGTAAAACAGTTATTTTACTCAATGATGGTAAGCAAGTGCTTGGGCTGTTCGCTGTTGCTGATACTGTTAAAAACAGCAGTCGTGAAGCGATTGAACAACTTCATGAACTTGGCGTTAAAACTATTATGCTGACTGGTGATAACCCACATACAGCTAAAGCAATCGCATCTCAGGTTGGAATTGATGAGGCTCGAGGGAATCAATTGCCAGAAGATAAACATCGTGCAGTTGAAGAGCATTCACGGATTGGAATCACTGGGATGGTTGGTGATGGTATCAATGATGCACCGGCTCTGGCTGCAGCTGATATCGGTTTTGCTATGGGAGCAATGGGTACTGATACGGCGATTGAAACTGCAGATGTAGCTTTAATGGATGATGACCTGCGTAAAATACCAGCCTTTGTGAAATTGTCCCGACAAACGTACAGCTTACTTGTACAAAATATCAGCCTCGCTCTAGGTATTAAAGCCGTATTCCTTGTACTCACGCTCATGGGAATGGGAACCATGTGGATGGCTGTATTTGCTGATGTTGGTGCCAGTCTTCTGGTTGTGGCAAATGGCCTGAGATTATTACGAAAATAA
- a CDS encoding helix-turn-helix domain-containing protein — protein sequence MDTKKYSESVVEDIVQWVECSLNKTLPVEIIAEKSGYSRWHFQRLFKQATGIARGEYVRSRRLSCAAIDLKLTSRTVLDIALQYGFDSQQTFTRAFKNKFHLPPGRYRKQGSWDLSALCPSLLSDDEERYANVS from the coding sequence ATGGACACCAAAAAATATTCTGAAAGTGTTGTCGAAGATATTGTACAGTGGGTTGAATGTTCATTGAATAAAACCTTGCCAGTAGAAATCATTGCTGAAAAATCTGGTTATTCACGATGGCATTTTCAACGTTTATTTAAACAGGCGACCGGCATTGCGCGGGGTGAATATGTTCGCTCTCGTCGATTATCCTGCGCTGCCATCGATCTGAAACTAACTTCCAGAACAGTTCTGGACATTGCTCTTCAGTATGGTTTTGATTCGCAACAAACTTTCACGAGAGCTTTCAAAAACAAGTTTCATCTTCCTCCCGGTCGGTACCGTAAGCAAGGGAGTTGGGATTTATCAGCGCTGTGTCCATCTTTACTTTCAGACGATGAGGAGAGATATGCCAATGTTAGTTAA
- the cueR gene encoding Cu(I)-responsive transcriptional regulator, protein MNIGDAARLSGVSAKMIRYYEEAGLIPEVARTAAGYRMFRDIDVYKLHFIRRCRELGFSLAQTGELLCLWGNHSRQSADVKKLVESHINELTRKIQEFQRMASILTTLSDCCAGDDKPECPILSALYLADVNGLQKSDSGPEIS, encoded by the coding sequence ATGAACATTGGTGATGCTGCCCGGTTATCCGGAGTTTCCGCAAAAATGATCCGCTATTATGAAGAGGCGGGATTAATACCGGAAGTAGCCAGAACTGCAGCCGGGTATCGGATGTTCCGCGATATTGATGTGTACAAATTACATTTTATACGCCGATGTCGGGAATTAGGTTTCTCTCTGGCACAAACAGGGGAACTTCTCTGTCTGTGGGGGAACCATTCGCGCCAGAGTGCTGATGTAAAAAAATTAGTCGAGTCACACATCAACGAGTTGACGCGAAAAATTCAAGAATTTCAGCGTATGGCATCAATACTTACAACGCTTTCTGATTGCTGTGCAGGGGATGATAAGCCTGAATGCCCTATTTTGAGTGCACTGTATCTTGCAGATGTTAACGGTTTACAAAAATCAGACTCTGGTCCTGAAATTTCTTAG